One genomic window of Myxococcales bacterium includes the following:
- a CDS encoding amino acid permease — MGRDEGRGERNDEAELAALGYGQDLLRAMGGFSSFALSFSIISVLTGILTTFSDALGPGGPRGVGLGWPLVSFGTVVVALALAELSSAFPTAGALYHWSALLGGPGFGWFTAAMNLVGQFAIVAAIDYGFARELAALTGVHPLALFTVVLATHAGLNAFSTGAVAKLNDLSAVVHIAGVVALVVALLMFADKRPPSFLVTASTNRPDGDAAMGFGNALILSLFTFTGYDASAHLAEETRDPARGSPMGILSAVLVSSVFGYALVVALTLSIHDLPTAAADDHAALFVLRHALGPQGGSLGMGLALVAMWFCGLSSLTSASRTLYAFARDGGVPLSRQLATVAASTKTPVAAIFTVASISLGFVLVSSLVRERVFALAVQVATMGLYVSYGLPIALGVRARLRGRLTRRGPFHLGRLSVPIGGAAALWCVGVLVVCSLPPNLGAGGVLAGLAAALGLLWLTSVRGRFQGPRVQLVDLEGRAAGAASTATTEAPGAPVDAP; from the coding sequence ATGGGGCGCGACGAGGGGCGGGGCGAGCGCAACGACGAGGCCGAGCTCGCGGCGCTCGGCTACGGGCAGGATCTCCTCCGGGCGATGGGGGGCTTCTCGAGCTTCGCGCTGAGCTTCTCGATCATCAGCGTGCTTACGGGCATCCTGACGACCTTCAGCGACGCCCTCGGGCCGGGCGGGCCGCGAGGTGTGGGGCTCGGCTGGCCGCTCGTCTCGTTCGGCACCGTCGTGGTCGCGCTCGCCCTCGCGGAGCTGTCGAGCGCGTTCCCAACGGCCGGAGCGCTCTACCACTGGTCCGCCCTCCTCGGTGGGCCCGGCTTCGGCTGGTTCACGGCGGCGATGAACCTGGTGGGGCAGTTCGCGATCGTGGCGGCCATCGACTACGGCTTCGCGCGCGAGCTCGCCGCGCTCACCGGCGTGCACCCGCTCGCGCTGTTCACCGTCGTGCTCGCGACCCACGCCGGGCTCAACGCGTTCTCCACCGGCGCGGTGGCCAAGCTGAACGATCTCTCCGCGGTGGTGCACATCGCCGGGGTCGTCGCGCTCGTCGTGGCCCTGCTCATGTTCGCCGACAAGCGCCCGCCGAGCTTCCTGGTGACGGCCTCGACGAACCGGCCCGACGGCGACGCCGCGATGGGCTTCGGCAACGCGCTCATCCTGAGCCTCTTCACGTTCACCGGCTACGACGCGTCGGCGCACCTCGCCGAAGAGACCCGTGATCCGGCGCGCGGCTCGCCGATGGGCATCCTCTCGGCCGTGCTCGTGAGCTCGGTGTTCGGCTACGCCCTCGTCGTCGCCCTCACCCTCTCGATCCACGACCTGCCGACCGCCGCGGCCGACGACCACGCGGCGCTGTTCGTGCTCCGCCACGCGCTCGGCCCGCAGGGGGGTTCGCTCGGCATGGGGCTCGCCTTGGTGGCCATGTGGTTCTGCGGCCTGTCGAGCCTCACGAGCGCGTCTCGTACCCTCTACGCGTTCGCGCGTGATGGCGGCGTGCCGCTCTCGCGGCAGCTCGCGACGGTGGCGGCCTCGACCAAGACGCCCGTCGCCGCGATCTTCACCGTGGCCTCGATCTCTCTCGGGTTCGTGCTGGTGTCGTCGCTCGTGCGCGAGCGCGTGTTCGCGCTGGCCGTGCAGGTCGCCACGATGGGCCTCTACGTGAGCTACGGCCTGCCCATCGCGCTCGGCGTGCGCGCGCGCCTGCGGGGCCGCCTGACCCGGCGCGGGCCGTTCCACCTCGGGCGGCTCAGCGTCCCCATAGGCGGCGCGGCGGCCCTCTGGTGCGTCGGCGTGCTGGTGGTGTGCAGCCTCCCGCCCAACCTGGGCGCGGGCGGCGTGCTCGCCGGGCTCGCCGCGGCGCTCGGGCTGCTGTGGCTCACCTCGGTGCGAGGGCGTTTTCAGGGCCCGCGCGTACAGCTCGTCGACCTCGAGGGGCGCGCGGCGGGCGCGGCGAGCACCGCGACCACGGAGGCGCCTGGCGCGCCGGTGGACGCGCCCTGA